Part of the Candidatus Saccharibacteria bacterium genome, GGTAGTCTTTCCCGCTGCTATTTCAATTTTTGGCAATAAATCTTCGATACGCCCCATAGCCGATCCTCCAAAATAATTAGTTTAAAAGTTATAAATATATATTGCTTATAGGATTTTGATTTTTTGTGGTTTCGCTAAATCTTGGAGCGAAGATTTGTGTAAATAGGTTCACTCAGTGACCGTAGTATGAGTGCCTGATGTCTATAAATATACGCTTTAAGCATGTACTTGCATATTGTAGATATGACCGCCTAAAGTGTGCATAAAAAACAAATAGTTCGTGAAATTATATACAAAAAACTTCTAGTTACTATGCTTAGCTTAGTGTAATTAACCAAGAGGTATGTTATGAAAAAATTTATGTTTATTTACAAAGGCCCAGCTACAGCCGCAGAAGACATGAGCCCAGAACAATCAAAATCCATTATGCAGGCCTGGTCTGACTGGATGAACGGTGTCGAAGAAAATCTAATTGATATGGGCACACCACTTGCAAATGGCCACGCTTTATTCGACGACGGCACAGACGGAGATGGACTCGATCTTAGTGGGTACAGCATTATCCAAGCAGACTCTATGGAGCACGCCATGGAATATGCCGATAGTCACCCGTTTTTAAGTGACGAAGACGGTAAATTTTCAATCGAAATTCACGAAATGTTGCCCGTTCCAGAAATGTAGCATTCATGTAGTATTAGTCTAATATGTAAATTTTTAAAGCCCTACTTTTGGATTATATATACCTACTAGTACTGTTTGTTTTTTCAAATGCAATAATACTGCTGTCTTTTTATATTTTATCTAGAATCAGAATCCATAAGAAAAGTAATGGACTCTTTTTTATACACCTATTCGTTATTCTGGCCTGTGCTTGCGCGCTAATAATATTCTTTAGCAAATTTCTTTTAAGAATTGCTATCTAAAAACATCGTAAAAACCCAACACTATATGAATTTACCTATATAAATTACAGCCAACCAAAGAACATATTTGACCACACCGCACCGCAAGTACTACAGTTAAAGAAATAACTTATGCTTAAAGGATGGGTGCGTGAACCAAGAAGAGCCAAAACAAGAGCAAAATAAACCTAAGCCAATAACAAAAAACTCAACTAAAAAACCACACGGAAATTACCTTATGTGGGTGGTGCTCGCGGCCGTGATAAGTTTTTTGGTGTTTCTGACATTTGTCGTTGTCCGGAACGTACAGCCGCAAACAGCAACGCAGCCAAGCTTACAATTCCAGCCAGTCGAACAATTAACCCTTGGCATGATCTCTTCTGGCTTCAATTTATATCCACAAAATTCTAGTATCGAAAACGACATCATCCTTAACCGGCAAATTTTTGAAGGTCTAGTGCGGTTTGAGGATAGAACAACCGTAGTGCCTCTGTTGGCAGAGTCGTGGTCCAATCCCGACACTTCAACGTGGGTATTCAAACTAAAACCCAACATTGCCTTTCATAGCGGCAATATATTGACTGCAGATGACGTTGTTTATAGCGTAGAGCAATTCAAAAAATATCACGGAGAAGACGCTACCTACATTTCGACCATCGAATCAGTTGAAGCTACTGACCCGCAAACAGTTACTATTAAAACAACCGCTCCCGACCCAACACTGCTCAGTAAGCTGACATTGGTGTATATAATTGACTCTGAATACTCAGGAGATAACCCAGCTTTAGCAGGAACTGGACCATACCTAACAGATTCTATCCCAACTGAAGAAACTGTGCGCTTAACCGCATTTGACAATTACCATAATGGGCCAGTTGGCGGAGTTCAAACACTAACCATAACGGCAATTCCTACAGAAGAAGAAGAACTGCGATCAGCCCTTGAGCAACACCAATTTGATTACATCAGTACACTTAGTGGGCTAACTAATGTAGGTATAGACCCGAATCAATACGGCTACGAAACAATTGTTCGCGAAAGCATTTCGGTGAACTACCTTGGTCTTAATCAAGCAAAGGATGGGCCCTTGCAGAACGAATCTGTTCGCCGTGCTATATACCTTGGAATTGATGTCGACGAACTGCTAGATGCCTACGATAAAACTGGTACTCCAGCTAGCCAACCAGTCACCGTTGATATTCCCGGCTTCAATCCATTAATCGAACGGCCTGCACATAACCCAGAAGAAGCTAAAGAGCTATTGGTGGAAGCTGGTTACGCCGACGGATTAGACCTCGAGTTGACGTACTTTGTTACTGCGCGGCTCGCAGCAGAAAACATTAAAACCCAACTAGAAGAACTTGGCATCAATGTTACTCTCGACGAGCACGATAGCGGCCAAACCATTGGCCCAAAAGTCTTCGCCAGCGGTGAAGTCGACATGTTCTTCTCTGGATATTTGCCTGACATTAACGACGCAGTAGACACCCTGTCGTTCATGTTTGTAGACTCACCTAACTATTCAAATCAAAGTATTGCCGATCAAATTAATCAGTCGTCCACCATCTTTAGCAATCAACGCCTAGAATTACTGCAATCAATAGCCGACCAACTAATGAAAGATGTCGCAGTGGTGCCACTGTATGTATCGGATGTTGAACTACTTGGCTACAACGACAGTGATTATGTTTACGAAATTGACGCAAACGGCACTGCTTTTGAGGGGATCCACTATGCAGAATTTTATAAAAAACAAGCTACAGAGTAGCATTACGATGAGGATTACATAGCCCATGCGTCTCGGCTTACGTTTACGGGTTGTAGGGTTTGTCAGTTTAGTGCTTTTTGCCATTGTTGGCTGGGCAGTGGTTATGTTTTCGCAGTCCTTCGCTAGCAGACTGCGAGACGGCCTCCTAATGCAAGCAGACCAGTTTGCCGAGCTAGCAACCGAGCCTATTGGCGAGGCGTTTTTGCAATATAAAGATTCTGGCCGGGTAAGAATCACTCAGCAGATCGAAAATTTTGTTGCCCTAAATGACACCATTACTAACGTAAACATTTACGATGTAAGCGGAAACCTGCTGTATCAACAAAATAACTCATCTGACACCAGCAACCAAACAGTCTCAGACCAAGCACTTCAAACTATCGACACCACCTATCTCTACAGCCAAGACAACACCATCCAACAGGTAGTTAGTCCATATGTAGAAGACACGGGCGTGCATCGCTACACAATTGTGTACCAAATAGACTCTTCGTCGATTTCTGCAGACGTATCGCGTACCGTAAACACAACTATTGCAGTTGGCATTGCTGTTATTGCCGTTACTATTCTTGCTGTTTCCCTGTTGCTAGAATTATTGTTGCTTAAACCAATCTCTAAACTGCAACAGGCTGCAGAATCAGTAAGTAAAAGTGATAACAACACAGAAATACCAGTTTTTGCTAGAAACGATGAGATTGGTGATTTATCACGCTCAGTAGAAATAATGGCAAACAAACTGCAGGCCGATATTGAGCAGCTGCGCGGTGTCGACAAATCAAAATCAGAATTTATGGCTCTTTCTTCACATTATCTACGGACACCCATAACTGTCTTAAAAGCCTGCATGGAGCTGCTTGGAGATTCCAAAAATAACAATCAGAAGTCTCGAGCTTTAGCTATTGCAAATGCAACTCAGGCAACCGAAAAACTGTACGAACTGACTGAAAATATTCTGCTTATTGCCAGGTTCCAGGTTAATACTGGTGACATCGAATCAGAAGAAGTTGAAATCAATTCATTCCTTACGGATTTGTGTACCACTTATAAAGTCCAAGCGGCTGACAAAGGTCTGGATTTTACAGCCAAGTTTGAAGGTCAGGACTCAACTGTAAACATTTCAAAAGAATATCTTAAAATTATTATAGACAATGTTTTTTCTAATGCTCTTCACTTCACTGCTTCTGGGGGCATTACCTTGCAAGCGGCTAAGGATAATAATGCGGTCTCGATTTCTATTACCGACACCGGCCGCGGAATTGCACAAAAAGAGTTATCACGATTGTTTGAAGGTTTTCATATCGGTGAAGACTTTATGACAATGACAGAAAGCCACACCGGTCTGGGCCTCTACACTATAAAACTAATAATCGAAAAACACGGTGGCAACATCTCTGTAACCAGCGAACAAGACAAAGGTACCTGCGTTACAATTACTTTGCCGTCTATACAGTAGACCAGCAAGCAGAGTTACAGATTGCAAAGAATAGTGCGCGCGTATTGTATTAAATTTTCCGAAATACTACTTTGAAGAAGTATTTCAACAGTTCAGCTTATTCTTGAATTATCCTTAAACCCAGTCCGAATCATTAAAATGATAAGCGCTACCGTTAACCGGACTTGCAGGCATAGACCGGAATTTATCAACACAGGCCTCTATGTCACTAAAATCGTTTGGTTGCATAGCATTAATTATGGTTAGGTTTGCTGGACTTAACTCAAACCCATCTACAATAGACACACTCCTGTGGCTTTCTTGTATCCCCACCATAAACACTAAGGGCTCCCCGTCTGAAGCTTCTAGATCTTCAAGACCTTGACCTATCGTGGCAAGTGCAATTCGGTTGCCTTTTAAGCTCATGACTTTGCCATCTTTATGAAGATTAGCTTGTTCTGCAAAAACAGACTTTACGATGTAATCTGTAACATTCGGTTTTCCTTCTACTCCAAGCGCACTAGTATTACGTGGCGGTAAATCCAAGCCAGCATATCTATATTTCGCGCCTTTAATTGCTAAACGAGCGTCTTCTAAAACTCTGCCTATCGGTCCTAATTCTTCCCGTCTTTCAGACTCTATACGCTCTTCATTTTGTCGTTTTATTTCCCATGCCCTTAGAGCTTCGAATCTCTTATGCTCATCTATAACCGCTCTCTCGGCTTTCTCGCGCGATCTTTCTTCGATGGCAGGGAATATCCTACGAAAAAACTTAACAGCTTTATTACTCTTATTGAGTCTTCGCTGCGCTTGTTCGCTAATTTCCTCTGCACTAATTTCCTGTACAGGAGCTGAAAATTCTTCAATCATATTACATATTATATTACTATGTTGGGTAATTGTCAATATTATTCAGGTTTGTGTAAAATTTATAGATCTTGAATATACGATTAGATACCAGCTAGCATTAACCTTCGCTCATTTGTTGGTTCTGAGGATATAGTTCTCTTATCATTATTCGAAAATTTATCTGTTATTTGATTGAATTTAGAGTTGTATCTGTTTAAAATCTTGAAAGGAAATTTGCCTTCCTAGTTCTTTAAACCAAGACATTCTACTGAAAATTTATATACAAATGCCTGTTCGAGGAACTAAAGAGGGGAAATTGCGGTAAACTGTATGTATTCAAAATTGTTTGAATACGAAAGTTGGCAGCAATTTCTACGATGGGGCGTGGCCAAATGGTAAGGCAGCGGTTTCTGGTACCGAAGATTGTAGGTTCAAGTCCTACCGCCCCAGCCAATAAAAACGAGTCCATTTTTGGGCTCATTTTTATTGATTTGGCATGATGGACTTGAACCTAGTTAGGTGAGAAATGACTAAATGTCATTTCGCAAGACCCGGAAGCCCGGATTGGCTTGGCAGCCAACCGAGTTGAGGAGGGGTGAAACATGCTGGCAGCATGTCGCAAGGAAATCTACTCTTGAAAACTGGTTTTTCAAAGATGTAGTTTCGGGATCGCAGGATGTGATGCGGAATTTTTACAAAGTAAAAATATCTGTGACCAAGTCCTACCGCCCCAGCCTAAATAAATCAGTAGCCTCCGTCCATTCTTTGTTTATGCAAGCTGTCATTGCCGACAAGAAATAGATATGTATACCGAAATACCCGAGAACTGCTGCTTGATACTTATTGCTATACTTTTATTATGAGATCTATTAAAAGGGATATTGTTGGTGGCTTTATATTTTCCAGCGATGGAAAATTATTGCTTGGCAAAAATCGTAAAGGCGGCGTGTACCAAGAGTCATTTGTAGTCCCCGGTGGTGGAATAGACCAAGGCGAAACAAAACATCGGGCACTACAGCGTGAAATGCTTGAAGAGACAGGTATAAATATTAGAGGTTGCAAAATTACGCCTATAAACACACTTCACGTTCAATCGCAAAAAACCTTACGTGAAACTGGTGAAACTGTATTAGTTAACATGACCTTTTATAACTACAAGATTGTGGTACCAAAAAGTGCAAACGATATAAAAATAAAAGCCGAAGATGATTGGACAGAGCCACAATGGTTCACTAACGACAAACTACAATCTATAAATCTGAGCCCGCCTACAAAAACTACATTAGGCATATTGAATATACTTAAATAATGAAACAGATTATTTTTACACCAGTAAATGAACGGTAACTAGAGCAATGTCACACCACCCTCATTGAGTAACGACCAAGCATGAAAATATCTGACAATTATTTCGTTACTAAATTGACTAAAACAATGTTTTATTATAATGTCAGTCCATGGAAGACCACAGTAAGTTACCCCCATACCTAGCAATACCGCAATCAATAGATATTACTCCAGACGGTACGGTAGTAAGAGAAGATGTACTTATGCCAGAAGATGCTGACCCACAGCAAGTAGCAGAACACATGGCTTTAGATCGGGGTGTAGACCCAAGCGATATAACGGTTAAAGAACAAGGCACGTCAGCTAGAGATGCAAGTCGTGGCAATAGAGCTGGAAAAGTTTTTGGCTTCAGTAACTGGAATGGCAGCAAATGGGAACCAAGAGGCCCCAAGGGTGACCCGACCCTCAACTAATAGTATTGGTTCCAAATTTTTGAGTTTTTTCTGTATCTACAGCCGTGCTAAACCCTCCCACTGC contains:
- a CDS encoding ABC transporter substrate-binding protein — protein: MNQEEPKQEQNKPKPITKNSTKKPHGNYLMWVVLAAVISFLVFLTFVVVRNVQPQTATQPSLQFQPVEQLTLGMISSGFNLYPQNSSIENDIILNRQIFEGLVRFEDRTTVVPLLAESWSNPDTSTWVFKLKPNIAFHSGNILTADDVVYSVEQFKKYHGEDATYISTIESVEATDPQTVTIKTTAPDPTLLSKLTLVYIIDSEYSGDNPALAGTGPYLTDSIPTEETVRLTAFDNYHNGPVGGVQTLTITAIPTEEEELRSALEQHQFDYISTLSGLTNVGIDPNQYGYETIVRESISVNYLGLNQAKDGPLQNESVRRAIYLGIDVDELLDAYDKTGTPASQPVTVDIPGFNPLIERPAHNPEEAKELLVEAGYADGLDLELTYFVTARLAAENIKTQLEELGINVTLDEHDSGQTIGPKVFASGEVDMFFSGYLPDINDAVDTLSFMFVDSPNYSNQSIADQINQSSTIFSNQRLELLQSIADQLMKDVAVVPLYVSDVELLGYNDSDYVYEIDANGTAFEGIHYAEFYKKQATE
- a CDS encoding NUDIX hydrolase; translated protein: MRSIKRDIVGGFIFSSDGKLLLGKNRKGGVYQESFVVPGGGIDQGETKHRALQREMLEETGINIRGCKITPINTLHVQSQKTLRETGETVLVNMTFYNYKIVVPKSANDIKIKAEDDWTEPQWFTNDKLQSINLSPPTKTTLGILNILK
- a CDS encoding HAMP domain-containing histidine kinase; translated protein: MRLGLRLRVVGFVSLVLFAIVGWAVVMFSQSFASRLRDGLLMQADQFAELATEPIGEAFLQYKDSGRVRITQQIENFVALNDTITNVNIYDVSGNLLYQQNNSSDTSNQTVSDQALQTIDTTYLYSQDNTIQQVVSPYVEDTGVHRYTIVYQIDSSSISADVSRTVNTTIAVGIAVIAVTILAVSLLLELLLLKPISKLQQAAESVSKSDNNTEIPVFARNDEIGDLSRSVEIMANKLQADIEQLRGVDKSKSEFMALSSHYLRTPITVLKACMELLGDSKNNNQKSRALAIANATQATEKLYELTENILLIARFQVNTGDIESEEVEINSFLTDLCTTYKVQAADKGLDFTAKFEGQDSTVNISKEYLKIIIDNVFSNALHFTASGGITLQAAKDNNAVSISITDTGRGIAQKELSRLFEGFHIGEDFMTMTESHTGLGLYTIKLIIEKHGGNISVTSEQDKGTCVTITLPSIQ